CTTAATAAATTATCTTGCAAACATGGAGTGAGAAGAAGGTTTTTGAATCATAAatgttttttgtcttttttattttttattttttatggagaGTTACCTGATACCTGTTACCTACCATTATGGTGAATTTTCTAATGCTACTGAATGTGATATACCTACCGATTTAATTGGTGCTTGTAGTTTTCCTCTAACTAAcataactttatttaaattgtACTATTTTTCAACTGTGCTTCAGTTTTAAGTCGTGACTTCAAAGGACATTGGATCTGATAATGTGAAACTAGATTCTGAATATATGTTACttataatatacaaatacaaGTGAAATAATTAAATCGTGCATTATGTACTTTATGAGCTGTTTAAGATGAAGATCTTTCAGTGACTGATCTGAGATGTATATATTTAAGTAATTAACATTGATTTGAATCTTTCCTCTGCTTTAACAGGTAATTCTGAAGGCCTCGGGGCTGAGCTTTTTGAAACTTTGGTGAAAATGGCTCCAACTAAAGAGGAAGAACTGAAGCTGAAGGATTACAGTGGTGATATATCAAAACTAGGTTCTGCCGAGCGGTTTCTGAAGGCCGTGTTGGATATTCCTTTTGCCTTCAAGAGAGTTGATGCATTGCTATACAGAGCCAATTTTGAGACAGAAGTAAAATATCTAAGAAAATCTTTTGAAACACTGGAGGTAAAAATCTTCAAATGAAATTCTTACAACCTTCTTAACTACTGCACCACATAAAAATTGCACCCATAAATGGCTGAATGGTTGCTAACTCATACACATTTGTACACACTAGAGAGCTAATATATTTTACTCCTTCTCAGGCAGCTTGTGAAGATCTGAGAAACAGTAGACTATTTCTCAAGCTCCTTGATGCTGTTCTCAAGACAGGTAACCGAATGAATGTAGGTACAAACCGAGGCGAGGCAAAAGCCTTCAAACTTGATACCCTCCTAAAGCTTGCAGATGTAAAAGGTGCTGATGGGAAGACAACATTGCTCCATTTTGTTGTTCAAGAGATCATCCGATCAGAGGGCTCAGGTTCCGATCCGACACCTGAAGGCCTCTCTAACAAAACCAAGGAAGAAGAATTCAGAAAACAGGGATTGAAAGTGGTTGCCGGGCTGAGCAATGAGCTCGGAAACGTAAAAAAGGCAGCTTCTATGGACTTTGATGTGCTCAGCAGCTATGTTAAGAAGCTCGAAATGGGTCTTGAAAAGATCAAATCAGTGTTGCAACTTGGCAGGTCATGCAGTGGAGGCAAAAGATTCTTTGATACAATGAGAGTGTTTCTTAGGGAGGCCGAAGATGAGATTGATCGAGTTAAAGCTGAAGAGAAGAAGACGCTTTGTCTGGTTAAAGAGATTACCGAGTACTTCCACGGAGATGCAGCAAAAGAAGAAGCACATCCTCTGAGGATATTCATGGTTGTAAGAGACTTTTTATCGGTGTTAGATAATGTATGCAGGGAAGTGAGCCGAATGCAAGAGAGAACCATGATGGGGTCTGCTCGATCATTTAGGATATCGGCAAGTGCTTCATTGCCTGTTCTTCAGAGATATGGAATGCGGCGAGATGGAAATTCAGATGAAGATAGTTTATCTCCTTAAAAGGTAAGCTAGAGTGCATATAATCAAAGAACACACAATCCATACAAGATACTAATTTTACAGAGTGCTTTTCCATGGTCTGAAGGAGCAGGAGAATATCAAAATCAGTGTAAATAAGCGCCTTTGAAGCTCTGGAAGGCATTTTGATATATAGATGTTGTCACATAGATAAAATCATAGAAGTAAACAACATgatttgattattgttttttgtatttatgatgtttctttgatataaattttttttttaatatatatacatatatatatgtatgttttgtACTGTATTGAAGGGAAACTGAGGCTGATTTGCCTTGACTTTTTGTAATTGAAATttcaattgtttatttatttatttatttattttttgtcaaaataagaaagataagATCATGCAGAGACTTCAGTGCAAAATTTACACACATGTGAGCACTGGAACCACTCACATACAATTATTATTCACACTCCTAATATATGCTTTCACCATGATTTGAATTATCACTTGTGAATTGTTCTTACAGGAACCTGACatttcaaaatgctaatccGACATTTCAAAATGTTTGTCCAAATAGATAtctatttcttgttcttctcatGCAAAGGTTATAGTATTAAGATGTAAACCTAGActcttgtttttgttattttattttattttattttttttggttaaaatacTCAACATGAATTTCCATGTGTGAAAAAAACCCAATGCGTGTTGAGTGAAAACTTTGCTGCATATTAATATAATTGGAGATACCACATCTCTGCTGAGATTTGTAGTATAGATATCATTAATGGAAATATACATAGCTCAAACTTAAAGGcctattaattattactttgagatAATTAattgcatataaaaaaattgtctgAAAACCATAATTTTCGTGTTCTGTCAGGACTCCCATCTGATTGATTGTATATATTACTAGTAATAGTCCTATTTGGTTTGataaatatacatttaaaattatgtaaatcTATTAAAAGACATATTAAAGCAATTTATAATCCAAATAgattaatttggtaaatatcaatatgaaaatatataagtttAAGTCCTCAATCCTATTAACTCAACATAATATGTTTAGTAACATAGTTTGGATTTAAGATATGTATCATAACATCGAAATCTGCAAACAACTTTTAATCCAAAAACCTAATTAGGGACACAAAGAATTAGAAGAAATTGTAtccaaattttcttgaattattttgcaaaaatctgTCCAAGATGCAAAAATTGATAACTTTGGTTACATgttcaaaaaatacaaataaagaaaCCAGTATTCAAGGCACAAACTTCTGACAAGAGTAACTAATCCATCCATTTAGAagcatttttaattttggattcttgaaatataaaagttgttggaaaatcatcaaaaaagTTCTTATGCTAGTACTGTACTGAAAGTTTCATCCTCAGCcttctttaatttaattaacttcataacaatttcaaaaaagaaaaaacttaaaaaatgaGCACCAACTTCATATAAATCCCTGCTATTTGTGACAAACAAATGGGTGACTCTTTGCTGAAGAAGATCAATTTCTCCCACCCTGTTTATCAAACAAATAAGATTAGGTACCATTAGAAACTTAATAAGGAAGCTCTTCAAACTAGTGGACCATACATATTCCATAATAACAAGGGAGGACACAAGATGTAAAGGAAatgaattcaaaataaataaaagaatcaaCTAAATAGTGAGAGTCAATTTTGGAGTTCATGTTGCTTGGTTCCAGAACCAAGGTATTCCCTAGTTCTGACCTATCACAGCCTGACATGTGTTATTAACTTTTTCTGGGGACACATGTCAGGCTGTGATAGGCCAGAACCAGAGAATACCCCGGTTCTGGAACCAAGTAATATGAACTCTCAATTTTGGGATTAAGAACTATCGAAGAATACATTGGAAATCTTATTAAGGGCTCCTAAAATGAACATTCCCAACTTCTAATAGTTAAAAGTcctattaatttttcttgattgAGCTCCAATAATCATAGAGATTTCCATTCACCAGTTGTGAAGACTGAATCACAACTCACACtatagttttgatttttgaaaaacctTTACTGCATACGATACTTCCAAGGCTTCACTTGGAATTGTCCAGATTAAGCACTATCTCTTCAAAATTATGAACAATAAGAGGTGTTCAGAAATATCGCATAGACTACATCATGATCCAACAGTTCCTATCAATATACACTAGCAGAAAATTACATTTAAGACTTTCAAGTAAACTGATTTAAACAAGTAATGCAGATCACAACATCTAGGTTTATAACAAATCAAACGAGGTTTTAAGGCAAGTAAATGTGATTCAAGTACATATTGATTAAAATTTATTGCTCTACCTTCTCAAAAGGAATTGTAGCAAGAaagtatgataaaaaaaaaaaaattaaaaaacaataaaaaacacttACCTGAGTATCAGCTACACTGCCTATCTCCTCTTCTATCTGATTGACAAAACAGACGAATTAGTCACCGGAAGGGCGCTTGTTTGGAAATTCAAATGCGATTGGCATCGTCGCAGTCCCATATGTACAGAACTCTCTCATAGCCATTTACAGTTTTTACAGTAATATTTCTAAATACCACTGACAGATGAAAAATGCTTTTTCATTGCTCGATCTTTCCTGTAATGATTTCCACCGCCTCTTCGCCCTCCCCTTCCCCGAGGATTTGGGTTCCCTCGTCCTGTATTTTCCACAGCATCAGATGCCTGGTGATCCTGCTCCTCTGCATCCATCAATCTTCTGACAGCGCCAAGAGGTAAATTTCCACCTCGGCCCAAGCCATGAATAATTTCTTTCTGTGCTTGATTAACTAAAGCTGCTTCTTGAGTATTAGATACAGCAACAGAACCGGAGACCTTGTAGCTGTAGTTCTTTCCATCTTTAACATAGAACTGTGGCTTCTTTTGTGAAGCCCACCTTGAAGTAGAATTTCGTGATGGAGGCTCACTCTCAGTCCCCCACGATTTCCCTGCCAAAGGACTGCCATCACTCAAGTTCTCTGTTTCTTCAAATCCTGATTCAACAACACTGAGGCCAAGATCATCAAAAGAATCATCATATTcatcttcatattcatattcTGCTGCAAGAACAGCAGACCTCACTGCATCTTTAGCAGTTCTCGAGTCCAAAACTTCAGATTCAATAACTTCATTGTTGGACTTCCTTGTGTAGCGTCCATGTGAAGATGGAAAGGAGGCAGTTGAAGGGCCATCAATGTCTTTCCTTACTGCCAAATAACCACCTTTAGTTGGCAAGGAACTACTTCCAATTGCAGGTTCTACTAGCACTCCTTTTCCCTTATCATTCTTTTCTTTGGCTGCTGACTTTGGTGGTGGAATCTGCTCAAGTGAAGTATCAAGAGATAAGAGATCATCATGAAGGGTACCCTCTAATATCCTTTGAATCACCTCCTCAGGATTTTGGTTATAGACTTCAAGACAAGCTGAGAGAAAACCTTTCCCATATTCAGGGAAAAGGTCCTTTATTTGACTGATTTTAGACTCGAGAATGACTGCATCTTCATCCATATGTGACTTATCATTCCCTGAGGTGACTGGAAAACCAACTTCTTTCTCCAAAGACTTCAAAGGAGGTGGTGTCACAATGTGagatatatattgaaattgGCCCTCATCAACAAAGATCCATCCTGAAAATGTAAGTGTAAGACAAACGAAACAACGAAAAACCTTTGACACATATGATGTCTGGATCTGATAGAGTATGATATATCTCAAATAATGTGCAAATCTAATGCTTCTTTATTTTCCCAtcaattctttgttttgttgaaaCTAGCAAGAATACAGAATACCTAATAGTTCAAAGAAGTTTCCAACATCACTCCCACATCAGCAGCTATATATGCACATATTTCTGGTGTGCCAATGGGATAATGGACCATAAAATTTAAGGATGGTGATAACAGTTTTGCAATGaacattaatcaaataaaaacagcAGGTAAATAAGCAAATAGCttgtaaattaatataaaaaaaacacatatatgaTGGAAAACGCCATGGATAGGAAAAGACAATATCATGATCTCAGGGTTTGAAAAGCTAAAGAAATTATTCCCAactaaaggaaaaataaaagagaagcaATACAGAAGCAACAAGACACTTACCACTGGCACGAAGGCTAGTGATTTGGCTCAATAAGCTATAAGTTTTTTCAAGATTCTGCAGAAATGATACAGTAACATGGTTCTCCTGAATATGATAAGAAACTTCCTCATTGATCTCTTTGAGGGTTTGAACTAAAATATCTCCCCTTATAACAGGATCCTCAACTTGGCCAGGAAACATTTTGGCAGAGGTGGCCAGGACACTATCTTCTAATATTTCATTGCTCAAATAGCAAAATTCCAATAACTTCCAACCAAACTTCACAATTCTGAAAGACAACATTTTTAAACTCAGAATAGCATCAGCATCAGCGCTAGCATTAATAACCATGAAACCTCGGACTAAAGAAGGCAGCAATAAATCATGCACTCTTGCAAGGATCTTGAGTAGTTCCTCATTTCCAGAACTGCAAATGGCAAGAGTTCAAAATGTTACAACTGTATGTGAAAAGTTGCTATGCATGAATAATATGGGAACTCCATGAAGACAGTTACCTCAATTCAAATGAGTTAGCAAAGTACATAGCTGCAGGCCTGTATGCTTCAACAAAAGCGTCTAAAGTAGCAACTGCATCATTTATGAAGTCGATTACCTGCGGGTACAACAGATATCTagctgagaaagaagaagacaccgaaaacaagaaagatataATTTAATGCACTGTGATGTTCACTTGCCTCTAGGAAATCTTTATAAAGTTGTTCAAGTCCATGATATTCATGTCCTCCAGCAGAGAGTAAGACCTGCACGTTAAATGAACACAAATTAATGAGTCCTTGCATCACCTCACACTTTCTGCAAAACACTCAtctaacatataaaataaaataacaggaTTCAAAATCCATAGCAACCAAAATAAACTGACCCAGAAGAATATTGGCATTGAGTCAATTCTGCTTGAACTATGTCTTTTGTGCCTTTAGGAGATATTCAAACTATAAGAAGCCTAATGTTGAAAGAACATAAGACTCAATATTTAGTGTTATCAAACCTTAATAAATATATCTAGGTCGACTAATAGGGATTACAAGAACCAAAAATAACTAATCAGTCGAGATACAGGCAAACTCACATATAATAGCAGTGTTAAACCAAGACTAATTTTACAACTTAAGAGAGCAACATCTAGTTCCAAATGAACACTATCTTACCAGCGTGTAAATATACACCTGACATATACTAAcagaaaacaaatacaaatacatgtCGTTATCAATGAGAAATCCACAAGCCAATATCACCTAGTGTTCTAACAAAGAAGGGTGAATAAAGACAGATATACCTCCATCTGCTTCCAACCATGAAATGGTCTTGATAGAACAATCTAATAGTCCAATTAGCAATGAAGATACAGAAAAAGTCATAATAGCAATCTTTTAAACACcaagtttcaattaaaaaaaaatcagcaatggtcaagcatatatatatgatgaaccAACTTTTTGATCAGGGAGGTTTGACATTCGAATCAACTTATCAAAATCATATACAGTCAAAAATATCTGATGGACCAACATTTTAGATCATGAAGTCTTTACAATCAAAACGATTTATAGATATCCATAGGACTTAAAGAAGTTGAGTTGAAGATTCCCACCTCCAGTGAGGAGTCACACCGCTGATGCATCGTCAGAATGATGTCTAGGAGATGTGCCACCACTGAAGAAATATTATCAGTAAGTGCCAATTGCGCCTTCAATGCATTTGCTACCTGGACAAAATATGAGGAGAAGATACAATTAACAATCAAAATCAATAAGATGGCAAGGAAATGAAGCTTCCACAGTGAATAAAAATCCCAAAGctataaaaaagttaaaaaaatataagctgTAACGATAGTAATATATTATACCGCAAACAAGACAAATGGTGAACAGACAGCATATTAAAACTGAACCACAAACTAGACAAACACTAACAGGATATCAAGGCTCACCAATAAGCCTGTCAGCTCTCTATTTTCATGCCCATAGATGGCACATATATCCAACAACTTCGGTAAGTCAAGTAGCTTCTTTTCCTGCAAAAGAGCTACAAtaggaacaaataaataaaatcagacTATCCCAGAACTTCAATTTCAACCGTCACACAAGACAAGGAACAGCTGTGA
This is a stretch of genomic DNA from Dioscorea cayenensis subsp. rotundata cultivar TDr96_F1 unplaced genomic scaffold, TDr96_F1_v2_PseudoChromosome.rev07_lg8_w22 25.fasta BLBR01000075.1, whole genome shotgun sequence. It encodes these proteins:
- the LOC120253409 gene encoding activating signal cointegrator 1 complex subunit 2 isoform X2 → MASVRKSTQEKKLLDLPKLLDICAIYGHENRELTGLLVANALKAQLALTDNISSVVAHLLDIILTMHQRCDSSLEVLLSAGGHEYHGLEQLYKDFLEVIDFINDAVATLDAFVEAYRPAAMYFANSFELSSGNEELLKILARVHDLLLPSLVRGFMVINASADADAILSLKMLSFRIVKFGWKLLEFCYLSNEILEDSVLATSAKMFPGQVEDPVIRGDILVQTLKEINEEVSYHIQENHVTVSFLQNLEKTYSLLSQITSLRASGWIFVDEGQFQYISHIVTPPPLKSLEKEVGFPVTSGNDKSHMDEDAVILESKISQIKDLFPEYGKGFLSACLEVYNQNPEEVIQRILEGTLHDDLLSLDTSLEQIPPPKSAAKEKNDKGKGVLVEPAIGSSSLPTKGGYLAVRKDIDGPSTASFPSSHGRYTRKSNNEVIESEVLDSRTAKDAVRSAVLAAEYEYEDEYDDSFDDLGLSVVESGFEETENLSDGSPLAGKSWGTESEPPSRNSTSRWASQKKPQFYVKDGKNYSYKVSGSVAVSNTQEAALVNQAQKEIIHGLGRGGNLPLGAVRRLMDAEEQDHQASDAVENTGRGNPNPRGRGGRRGGGNHYRKDRAMKKHFSSVSGI
- the LOC120253409 gene encoding activating signal cointegrator 1 complex subunit 2 isoform X1 — encoded protein: MASAPPQRSHGHHRPARTQMRFVPKSNSSASSAAVSDHPKPTPPLTTSFRGSTPPTTRSRDQAKLIDSGGLSFVNYLPQDEAVASGLGAGDGGVDAEESQRVVDILNEELSQLLKMTPRDFWREVARNESLHEFLDSYLQFRHRWYDLPHRGAKGMVAGVVVGELELCRRVFMVLYRISSNKDPGVKASDGLSAKEHTALLQEKKLLDLPKLLDICAIYGHENRELTGLLVANALKAQLALTDNISSVVAHLLDIILTMHQRCDSSLEVLLSAGGHEYHGLEQLYKDFLEVIDFINDAVATLDAFVEAYRPAAMYFANSFELSSGNEELLKILARVHDLLLPSLVRGFMVINASADADAILSLKMLSFRIVKFGWKLLEFCYLSNEILEDSVLATSAKMFPGQVEDPVIRGDILVQTLKEINEEVSYHIQENHVTVSFLQNLEKTYSLLSQITSLRASGWIFVDEGQFQYISHIVTPPPLKSLEKEVGFPVTSGNDKSHMDEDAVILESKISQIKDLFPEYGKGFLSACLEVYNQNPEEVIQRILEGTLHDDLLSLDTSLEQIPPPKSAAKEKNDKGKGVLVEPAIGSSSLPTKGGYLAVRKDIDGPSTASFPSSHGRYTRKSNNEVIESEVLDSRTAKDAVRSAVLAAEYEYEDEYDDSFDDLGLSVVESGFEETENLSDGSPLAGKSWGTESEPPSRNSTSRWASQKKPQFYVKDGKNYSYKVSGSVAVSNTQEAALVNQAQKEIIHGLGRGGNLPLGAVRRLMDAEEQDHQASDAVENTGRGNPNPRGRGGRRGGGNHYRKDRAMKKHFSSVSGI